The window GAACTGGGCGGTAGCGTTCATCTCGACGACGATCGCCTCGTCGACGCTCTCGAGGAACTCCGTCATCTCGGCCTCGGGGAACGGCATCATGTCGGAGACGCTGATGCCCTTTACCGAGTGACCCTGCTCGTTCAGGCGGCCAACGGCTTCCTCGACGGCACCCTGGCTCGAGCCCCAGGTGATGATACCGTAGTCGGCCTCCTCGTCGCCGAAGTAGGTCTGGGTGGACTCGCGTTCCTCGTCGAGTTCCTCCCGGATCGACTCGAGTTTCTCGAGGCGTCGGTCCATCTGGTAGACGCGGTTGTCGGGGTCCTCGCTGATGTGACCGACGGGGCTGTGTTCGTTCCCCGTCGCGAGGTAGCGACCGTTCTGCTGGCCGGGTAGCGAGCGCGGCGCGACGCCGTTCTCGGCGTTCTCGTAGTCGAAGCGCTTGAACTTCCCGGAGTTATCGTGTGCGGCCTCGCGAAGCTCTTCCTCGGTCAGCGTCGAGCCCAGGTCCGGCGACGGTTCGCGGTCGAAAAAGTCGACGTCGACGTTCTTGTTCTCGCCGGAGAGCTTCTGGTCGTAGATGAGGATGACCGGGATCTGGTAGTCCCAGGCGATGTCGAAGGCCAGTCGGGTCTGCTCGTAGGCCTCCTCGATCGTCCCCGGCGCGAAGACGACGCGCTGGGAGTCGCCCTGGCTCGTGTAGAGGACGTGCTCTAGGTCACCCTGCTCGGGCTTGGTCGGCATCCCGGTCGAGGGACCGGCACGCATCGCCTCGACAAGGACGAGCGGCGTCTCGGTCATCTCGGCGAGGCCGAGCGGTTCGCTCATCAGGGCAAAGCCGCCGCCCGAGGAACCGGACATGGCCTTGACGCCGGCGTGGCTCGCGCCGACCGCGAGCGCCGCCGCGGCGATCTCGTCCTCGACCTGTTCGGAGACGCCGCCCATGTCGGGGAAGTTCTGGCTGAGGATGGTGAACACGTCGGTCCACGGCGTCATCGGGTAGCCGGAGATGAACCGACAGCCGGCGTCGATCGCGCCGTAAGCGATCGCGTTCGATCCCGACAGCAGCGCCTGCTCGGTCTCGTGGGTGCCCTCGGGGGCACGGAGGTCGTGCTCGAACTCGTACTCGTCCTCGACGATCTCGTAGGCCTCGTGGAGGATCTCGAGGTTGGACTCGAGGACGTCCCCGCTCATGGCGTCGGACATCAGGTCCTCGATGTGCTCGAGTTCCATGTCGAGCAACGCGGCGGTAACGCCGACCCCGGCCGTGTTTCGCATGACCTCGCGACCGTGTTCCTTCGCCAGTCCGCGCAGGTCCATCGGGTAGACGTGCCAGCCGTTCTCCTCGGCACGTTCCTCGAGGTTCAGTTCCTCGACGTCCTCCTCGCTGATGAGGCCCTCGTCGTAGACGATGACGCCGCCCTCGCGGAGGTCGTCCAGGTTCTCCGAGAGGGGCTTGAGTTCCTCGTTGCCGTAGTAGGCGTCCTCGCTGGGGTTGCGGGCGAACGAGTCACCGAGCGCCAGCAGGAAGTTGTAGCCGTCCCCCCGCGACTGTACTTCGTGGTCTGCGGCCCGGATCTCGACGTACGTGTGGCCACCCCGTATCCGTGACGGATAGTGGCGGTGTGTAAATACGTCGAGCCCCGAACGCATCAACGCTTTCGCGAAGTTCTGGCTCGTCGAGTCGATTCCGTCTCCGGAACCGCCTGCGATTCGCCAGATGAGTTCGTCGTCGCTCATAGGTAAATCAGTGGCCGGTGGGCCAACCGTACCTGTGATTTCCCCTACTGAACCTAAAGCCTTTGCTATACATTACCAAGAATTTTTCGTGAAGAATGGGCAGTCGTTCAGAATTACGAATGAAAGATTATTACTGTACCGCTAACTGCCGACCTCGATTTCCGTTCATCGACGGACGGATCCGTGAGTTGGACGCCATCGGCCAACCACATTGTGGGTCGACGATATCTTTTACCGTCCGTTCGTGGTACCTTCACGCATGGGGTACATCGTCCGGATGCCGAAACTCGGCCTCGAGATGGAACGCGGGACCTTGCTCGAGTGGCACGTCGAATCGGGGGAGTCGATCGAAGAGGGGGACCTCGTCGCCGAGGTGGAGTCCGAAAAGAGCGTCGGCGAAGTCGACGCCAGGGAAGACGGCGTCCTCCGGCGCACCTATCTCGAGGCGGGGGCAGAGGTTCCGCCGGGGACGCCGATCGGGATCGTCGCACCGGAAGACGAGTCGATCGACGACCTCGAGGCCGAAGCCGAGGCGGATCTCGACCTCGAGGAGGGCAGCGAGGCCGACGCGGAGGAGACGGCCGAACCGGGCAGCGTCGAAGCCGGGCGGGCAAGCACTGCTGCGGCGGACGAGAGCACCGCCGGCGGCGATGACGGGGACGTGCGTGCGTCCCCGCGCGCTCGAGAGCGTGCAAAGGAGCTGGGGGTTGCCCTGGAGACCGTCGAGGGGACGGGCTACCAGGGTGCGATCACGGAAGACGACGTCGAGGCGGCCGCGGAGGCAGCCGACGTCGGCCAGCCAAACGCCTCCCCGCGCGCCCGAAAGCGAGCGGAGGAACTGGGCGTCGACCTCGCGTCCGTCGAGGGAACGGGTTACCAGAGTGCGATCACGGAAGACGACGTCGAGGCCGCGGCCGAAGCCGCGGAGACGGCGGCCGGCGGCAGGACCCTCGCCGAAGAACGCGCCTTCGACGGGATGCGTCGCACGATCGCCTCGCGGCTGAGCGAGAGTTACCGCGAGGCCGTCCACGTGACCGTCCATCGCGAGGCCGACGCCGAAGCGCTGTTCGCCGCGGTCGACGCCGCCGACGACGCCCTCGAGACCGACGTCTCCCTCCAGGACCTCCTCCTGCTGGCGGTGTCGGCGACGCTCGAGGACCACTCCGCGTTCAACGCGACTTTCGAGGACGACGCTCACCGGATCTGGGCGGAGCACAACCTCGGGGTCGCCGTCGACGTCGAACAGGGGTTGATCGCGCCGGTCCTGCGCGACGTCGGCTCGAAGTCCCTGTCGGAGGTCGCCGAGGAACGCCGCGACCTCGTGGACGACGCCCTGAGCGGCGACTACACGATGGACGACCTGCGCGGCGGGACGTTCACGGTGACGAACCTGGGCGTCCTCGGCGTCGAGTCGTTCGATCCGATCATCAACCCGCCGCAGGTGGCGATCCTCGGCGTCGATGCGATCGAGGAGGAGCCGGTCCGTACCGAAGCCGGCGACGTCGAGTGGCGACGTCACCTCCCGCTCGACCTCTCGTTCGACCACCGGGTCGTCGACGGCGCGGACGCCGCCCGGTTCCTCGAGACGCTGGTCGGCCACCTCGAGGAGCCGACGTCGCTGCTGCCGGCGGAGGTCGACCTCGAGGCCGGGGGAGCGACCGCCGCCGGAATCGCCGACGGAGCCGGTTCCAGCAGCGGGACGACTGGCTCGAGCGATGGGACGGAGATGCCCGGCCGCACCGTCACCGCGACGAACCCCGACGGCATGCGCGGCCGGATCGAAGCGGGCTCGTTCGAGTGGGGGTACGACGAACCCGCGGACAGGGGCGGCACCGAAACCGATCCGACGCCGGTCGACGTCTTCCTCGGGGGGCTGGCCTCCTGTCTCTCCCTGAGCACGCGCTACCAGGCCGACAAGCGCGACGCCGACGTCGGGGAGATCTCTGTGACGACCGACGCCGACCCCGAACACGGGAGCGTCGAGTCGATCGAGGCGACGATCCACCTCGAGTCCGACGAGGACGACGAGACCGTAGAGCGGATCGTCGAACTCGGCGAGCGGGGCTGTCACGTCTCGCAACTGCTCCGGGAAGACCTCGAGTTGGACCTCTCGTGGGACCGCCACTGAATCCGTGTCGGGGGTTCACTGCCGGGGCGCTGGTACCTCCGTTTCGACGGTGATAGAACGGACGATTCCCCAGAGCAAGAGCCGCACCGCCCGCTTGTGATCCCGCTTCGCCCGGTGGACGTGCATCGGGCGCGTTCGCTGGTGGTCGTAGGCCGCGAACGCTTCCGGGTGGACGTCGCCACGATCCGCCATCGCTCCTCGAATCTCGCGCAACAGGGCATGCAGGTTGATCAGTTCGTCGCGACGCATTGGACCCACCAACCGTCGCCCCCGGCAAAACCGTTGCCCTGAAAACGAAACCCGGGGCCGGCGACCGGCTATTCGGGCCCCGACGACGCCGTCGAACCGACGTCGAACCCGCCGTTTCGGGCGCCGATCTCGAGGGCCCGCGACGCGTCGACCAGACGCGGGCCGTCCTCGATCGGCCGCAGCTCGGCCGTCGCGTCGGTGGCCTCGAGTTCGCGCTCGCCGTCCGCGCCGACGACGCCGTCCGCGAGGTCGAACGTCACGGACTCGCCGGGTTCGAGCCATCGCCAGGACTCGATCCCGACCGTCGCGAGGACGCCGGGCGCGACGACCGCGCGAACGGTCCGGTCGGCCGTGGACGGCTCCTCGAGGCGAACCGCGACGCCGCCGGGATCCTCCCCGGCGACGGGTGAGTCCACGAGCGCGCCGGCGACTGCCGGGAGGCCGACGTCTCCCGGATGCGCCCGGGAGACGACGCCGCCCCGCAGGTCGGCCGGATCGAGCAGCGCGCGGGTTCCGACGAACGACCGCGACGAGAGTTCGGCGGACGCGAGCGCGGTCAGCCGGCGGCCGTCGCCTGATGCGGTGCCGGATCGCAATTCGGCTTCGACCCGCCCGTGGCGCGTCGTCACCGCGTCGGCCGGCACGGCCCCGGAAGCGACGAGCGCGGCCGCAGCACCCGCGAGCGTGCCGTCGATCGGGGTGGGAACGACGTTGTTCGTCCCCGTCGACACGGCGACGACGGGCACCGGACCGATCTCACCGGCGACGTCGCGGGTCGTCCCGTCGCCGCCGAGGACGACCGCCGCGTCAACAGTCTCGCGGAAACGCGCCGCCGCGGTCCGGGTATCGGCCGCCGTCCCCTCGAGGTCCATCTCGAGGAGATCCGTCGCCAGCGACTCGTCGGCGGTCTCTATGGCGTCGACGGCGATGCCGGTCCGATCGGGCATCGCGACCACCTCGACCGGCGGGTCGGCGAGGGTCAGCCCCTCGAGGACGCACTCGGCGACCCGACGTTTCGCGTAGTTGTCGACGACGCTCGCGCCGCCGGTGAGCCGGCGGACGTCCCGGCCCGCGGCGGGGTTGACGAGCAGGCCGACCCGGGCGCTGGACCGGGACCGATCGGCGTCGACCACGCTACGAGATCCGTTCGATCGCCGCCCGTACGTCGTCGCCGTCGGGCAACACCTCGGTCTCGAGCGGCGGGCTGAACGGCATGTGCGTGTCGGGCGTACCGACTCGCTGGATCGGCGCGTCGAGGCTGAAGAACGCCTCCTCCTGGACGCGGGCGACGATCTCGGCGTGGGTCCCGTACGAGAGCGGGCTCTCGTCGGCGACGATCAGCCGACCGGTCTTGCGAACGCTCTCGACGATCGTCTCCGTGTCGAGCGGGTACAGCGAGCGGGTGTCGATCACCTCGACGTCGACGTCGTCGGCGATGCTCTCGGCGGTCTCGAGCGACTCGCCGACGAGCCGCTGGGTCGCGACGACGGTGACGTCCTCGCCCTCGCGTTCGACTGCAGCCTCGCCGATGGGGGCGGTGAAGTCCTCGTCGGTCGGAACCTGGCCGGTCTGCTCGTAGATCATCTTGTTCTCGAAGACGAAGACCGGATCGTTCGACCGGATCGCGGCCTTCGTCAGCCCCTTCGCCGCCGCGGCGGTCCCGGGAGCGACGGCTTTCAGCCCGGGGAAGTGAGCGATCCAGGAGTGGACCGTCCCCGAGTGCTGGCTGGCGGCACCCATGCCGCCGCCCTCGGTCGTTCGGACGGTGATCGGCATCTCCGCCTTTCCGCCGAACATGTACCGCATCTTCGCCATCTGGTTCATGATCTGTTCCATCGCGACGCCGCTGAAATCCGAGAACATCAGTTCGACGACGGGCCGGGTTCCAGTCGCCGCCGCACCCGTCGCTGCCCCGGTGAAGCCGGCCTCGCTGATCGGGGTGTCCTTGATTCGCTCGTCGCCGAACTCCTCGTAGAGGTCGCCGGTCACCTCGAGGACGCCGCCGAACTTCCCGATGTCCTCCCCGATGAGGAAGACGTCCTCGTCGCGGTCGAGTTCCTCGCGCAGGGCCTGGCGAATCGCTTCCCTGACGGTCAGTTCCTCGGTTTCGGTCTCGAGTTCGCGTTCGACCTGTGCGGTCATGGTCGGTCACCCCCTGGACGGCCGCCATCGGTCCGAGCGGCGCTGGCGAACTGTTCGATCTCCGGCGGCATCTCGGCGAACATGTCGTCGTACGCCTCGCGCGGTTCCGGCGGGTCGGCGTCCTGGGCGTACTCGATCGCGGCTTCGATCTCGGCTTCGGCCTCGGCCTGCATCTCCTCGAACTCGGATTCGGTCAGTTCGCCGCGGTCGATCAGTCGCTCCGTGAACGATTCGATCGGGTCGCGGTCCTTCCAGCGCTCGATCTCCTCCTCGTCGCGGTACGGCTCCTCGTCGCCCTCGTAGTGGCCGCGGTACCGGTAGGTCTCGGCCTCCACGAGCGTCGGGCCCTCGCCGGCGCGGGCCCGCGAGCGTGCCTCGGAAACGGCTTCGGAGACTGCGATGACGTCCATCCCGTCGACGGTCAGCCCGGGAATGTCGTAGGCCTGGGCCGTGTCGCTCAGGTTGTCGACGTTGTGTTGCTCCTCGACCGGCGTCCCCTCGCCGTACTGGTTGTTCTCGACGACGAAGACGGCCGGCAGATCCCACGTCGATGCGAGATTGATCGCCTCGTGGACCTGCCCCTGGGCGACGGCCCCGTCGCCGAGGAACCCGACCGCGACCTGATCGCGGTCCTGATAGTCGATCGACAGCGCCGCGCCCGTCGCGAGCGGCGGCCCCGCGCCGACGATGCCGTTCGCCCCGAGCATGCCGGCGTCGACGTCCGCGATGTGCATCGATCCTCCTTTGCCGTTGCAGTAGCCCTCCGACTTGCCGTACAGTTCGGCCATCATGTACTTCGGATCGAGCCCCTTCGCGATACAGTGGCCGTGCCCGCGGTGGGTGCTCGCGATGTAGTCGTCCGGCTCGAGGGCCCCGCAGGTGCCGACGCCGACCGCCTCTTCCCCGATGTAAAGGTGGACGAACCCCGGTATTTCTCCGTCCGCGAATCTATCCCCCGCCTCCTCGTCGAACGCACGGATGAGTACCATCCGGCGCAACGCCTCGACTCGTCCCTCCGCACTCTCGAGGTCGTAGTCTGCCATGCGGCAACTCGGAGCTACAACGGCATCCGATATATGTGCTAGCGTCTACCATACCGTGGTAAAATTCGATTATCGATCCATCAAACACGATCGATGGTGAAGAAATTCGAAGTCTCAGTTTCACTCGAGCATCGGCGGATCGCCGCGCTCGAGCGGACCTTCCGGGCACGTTACCGATCCCGTCGGTATGTCCGCATCGGTTCGCGAAAGAGGAGGTCCCGCTCGCCAACCGCCGATGTGCTATCCGTCCGGGACCCACGGCGGCGAAGACAACTCCCCGACCGAGCCGACGCGGTAAGTCGGGTCGTACCGCCGGGGATCGGTACCGTCGGAGACCCAGACCGACTCGAGTCCGGCAGCGGTCGCGCCGGCGACGTCCGTCTCGAGGGAGTCCCCGACGTGGACCGTCCTCTCCGCTGTCGCCTCGAGCGCCCGTACCGCCCGTTCGAACGGTTCCGGGTCCGGTTTCGGCGGGGCGTCGTGGCCGGCGACGACGACTGTGTCGACCCACCGCTCGAGGTCGACGGCGGCGACTTTCCGCCGCTGTGCGTCCCGCGCCCCGTTGGTGACGACGCCGAGCCGGTAGTCGTCGGCGAGGTCGTCGAGTACGTCGGCCGCCGACGGCAACAGTTCGACGTTCGACTGGTCGCGTTCTTCGGCGAACGCCGCCGCGACGTCTCTCCCCAGCCGACGGTCGTACCCGTTCTCCTCGGCGAGCGCGGCGAAACACTCGTGCCGGAGTTCGTCCATCGAGTCACACTGTCGAGCGAACTCGTCGTAGCGGTCGTAGTACTCCTCGACGGCGAACAGCGGCTCGATTCCCGAGCGTTCGAACGAGGCTCGCAACACCTCGCCCGGCGACCGCTCGTACCGGAGCAGCGTGTCGTCGAGGTCGAAAAGGACGGTGTCGACTCGTGTCACGCGTTCGTTCTTTCGTTCACCCTGCAAAAAAGGAATCGACGTCGGC of the Halobiforma lacisalsi AJ5 genome contains:
- a CDS encoding UPF0058 family protein translates to MRRDELINLHALLREIRGAMADRGDVHPEAFAAYDHQRTRPMHVHRAKRDHKRAVRLLLWGIVRSITVETEVPAPRQ
- a CDS encoding thiamine pyrophosphate-dependent dehydrogenase E1 component subunit alpha; this translates as MADYDLESAEGRVEALRRMVLIRAFDEEAGDRFADGEIPGFVHLYIGEEAVGVGTCGALEPDDYIASTHRGHGHCIAKGLDPKYMMAELYGKSEGYCNGKGGSMHIADVDAGMLGANGIVGAGPPLATGAALSIDYQDRDQVAVGFLGDGAVAQGQVHEAINLASTWDLPAVFVVENNQYGEGTPVEEQHNVDNLSDTAQAYDIPGLTVDGMDVIAVSEAVSEARSRARAGEGPTLVEAETYRYRGHYEGDEEPYRDEEEIERWKDRDPIESFTERLIDRGELTESEFEEMQAEAEAEIEAAIEYAQDADPPEPREAYDDMFAEMPPEIEQFASAARTDGGRPGGDRP
- a CDS encoding 2-oxo acid dehydrogenase subunit E2; protein product: MGYIVRMPKLGLEMERGTLLEWHVESGESIEEGDLVAEVESEKSVGEVDAREDGVLRRTYLEAGAEVPPGTPIGIVAPEDESIDDLEAEAEADLDLEEGSEADAEETAEPGSVEAGRASTAAADESTAGGDDGDVRASPRARERAKELGVALETVEGTGYQGAITEDDVEAAAEAADVGQPNASPRARKRAEELGVDLASVEGTGYQSAITEDDVEAAAEAAETAAGGRTLAEERAFDGMRRTIASRLSESYREAVHVTVHREADAEALFAAVDAADDALETDVSLQDLLLLAVSATLEDHSAFNATFEDDAHRIWAEHNLGVAVDVEQGLIAPVLRDVGSKSLSEVAEERRDLVDDALSGDYTMDDLRGGTFTVTNLGVLGVESFDPIINPPQVAILGVDAIEEEPVRTEAGDVEWRRHLPLDLSFDHRVVDGADAARFLETLVGHLEEPTSLLPAEVDLEAGGATAAGIADGAGSSSGTTGSSDGTEMPGRTVTATNPDGMRGRIEAGSFEWGYDEPADRGGTETDPTPVDVFLGGLASCLSLSTRYQADKRDADVGEISVTTDADPEHGSVESIEATIHLESDEDDETVERIVELGERGCHVSQLLREDLELDLSWDRH
- a CDS encoding NAD(+)/NADH kinase; this encodes MVDADRSRSSARVGLLVNPAAGRDVRRLTGGASVVDNYAKRRVAECVLEGLTLADPPVEVVAMPDRTGIAVDAIETADESLATDLLEMDLEGTAADTRTAAARFRETVDAAVVLGGDGTTRDVAGEIGPVPVVAVSTGTNNVVPTPIDGTLAGAAAALVASGAVPADAVTTRHGRVEAELRSGTASGDGRRLTALASAELSSRSFVGTRALLDPADLRGGVVSRAHPGDVGLPAVAGALVDSPVAGEDPGGVAVRLEEPSTADRTVRAVVAPGVLATVGIESWRWLEPGESVTFDLADGVVGADGERELEATDATAELRPIEDGPRLVDASRALEIGARNGGFDVGSTASSGPE
- a CDS encoding HAD family hydrolase, which produces MQGERKNERVTRVDTVLFDLDDTLLRYERSPGEVLRASFERSGIEPLFAVEEYYDRYDEFARQCDSMDELRHECFAALAEENGYDRRLGRDVAAAFAEERDQSNVELLPSAADVLDDLADDYRLGVVTNGARDAQRRKVAAVDLERWVDTVVVAGHDAPPKPDPEPFERAVRALEATAERTVHVGDSLETDVAGATAAGLESVWVSDGTDPRRYDPTYRVGSVGELSSPPWVPDG
- a CDS encoding alpha-ketoacid dehydrogenase subunit beta; amino-acid sequence: MTAQVERELETETEELTVREAIRQALREELDRDEDVFLIGEDIGKFGGVLEVTGDLYEEFGDERIKDTPISEAGFTGAATGAAATGTRPVVELMFSDFSGVAMEQIMNQMAKMRYMFGGKAEMPITVRTTEGGGMGAASQHSGTVHSWIAHFPGLKAVAPGTAAAAKGLTKAAIRSNDPVFVFENKMIYEQTGQVPTDEDFTAPIGEAAVEREGEDVTVVATQRLVGESLETAESIADDVDVEVIDTRSLYPLDTETIVESVRKTGRLIVADESPLSYGTHAEIVARVQEEAFFSLDAPIQRVGTPDTHMPFSPPLETEVLPDGDDVRAAIERIS
- a CDS encoding 2-oxoacid:acceptor oxidoreductase subunit alpha translates to MSDDELIWRIAGGSGDGIDSTSQNFAKALMRSGLDVFTHRHYPSRIRGGHTYVEIRAADHEVQSRGDGYNFLLALGDSFARNPSEDAYYGNEELKPLSENLDDLREGGVIVYDEGLISEEDVEELNLEERAEENGWHVYPMDLRGLAKEHGREVMRNTAGVGVTAALLDMELEHIEDLMSDAMSGDVLESNLEILHEAYEIVEDEYEFEHDLRAPEGTHETEQALLSGSNAIAYGAIDAGCRFISGYPMTPWTDVFTILSQNFPDMGGVSEQVEDEIAAAALAVGASHAGVKAMSGSSGGGFALMSEPLGLAEMTETPLVLVEAMRAGPSTGMPTKPEQGDLEHVLYTSQGDSQRVVFAPGTIEEAYEQTRLAFDIAWDYQIPVILIYDQKLSGENKNVDVDFFDREPSPDLGSTLTEEELREAAHDNSGKFKRFDYENAENGVAPRSLPGQQNGRYLATGNEHSPVGHISEDPDNRVYQMDRRLEKLESIREELDEERESTQTYFGDEEADYGIITWGSSQGAVEEAVGRLNEQGHSVKGISVSDMMPFPEAEMTEFLESVDEAIVVEMNATAQFRGLVQKELGRFGEKMTSLLKYNGNPFEPAEIVEGFEVNIADEDREPTAQVRIEPAAGD